One Frankiales bacterium genomic region harbors:
- a CDS encoding diguanylate cyclase, protein MRSSAALPQSGPAQARVLGGLLAVAGVFGLVFGTVPNPATPVNVTAVRSGVLLLAVGVALLAFRRSVRWWHIDVVLALTYVVAAYGVVVVEYVDYQLLLGLGVMAIALYAAYFLPPRRFLVHLVAMLALFSCGAALNPLSLTWLSYLAVVVCVAGVSLVVSRLVTSLHELVMRDELTGLLNRRGLDVVTAALRAEVDRSGGVITVGMIDLDGFKLFNDTRGHAAGDRLLCSLVDAWRPQLRASDVLARHGGDEFALVLPRTTRGEARELVARLRDEHIAPWSAGFAEWERDETLAEALGRADDELYAVKRGRDRGRAPQPASPPPDPSLLPE, encoded by the coding sequence GTGCGTTCGTCGGCCGCGCTGCCGCAGAGCGGCCCGGCGCAGGCCCGGGTGCTCGGCGGACTGCTGGCCGTGGCCGGCGTCTTCGGGCTGGTGTTCGGCACGGTGCCCAACCCGGCCACCCCGGTCAACGTCACAGCCGTGCGGTCCGGCGTGCTGCTCCTGGCGGTGGGCGTCGCGCTGCTCGCGTTCCGCCGCTCCGTGCGCTGGTGGCACATCGACGTCGTGCTCGCCCTCACCTACGTGGTCGCGGCGTACGGCGTCGTGGTGGTGGAGTACGTCGACTACCAGCTGCTGCTCGGCCTCGGCGTGATGGCGATCGCGCTGTACGCGGCGTACTTCCTGCCCCCGCGGCGCTTCCTGGTCCACCTCGTCGCGATGCTGGCGCTCTTCTCGTGCGGGGCGGCGCTCAACCCGCTCTCGCTCACCTGGCTGTCCTACCTCGCGGTCGTGGTGTGCGTGGCCGGGGTGAGCCTCGTGGTCTCGCGGCTGGTCACCTCGCTGCACGAGCTCGTGATGCGCGACGAGCTGACCGGCCTGCTCAACCGGCGCGGGCTCGACGTCGTCACCGCCGCGCTGCGCGCCGAGGTCGACCGCTCCGGCGGCGTGATCACGGTGGGGATGATCGACCTCGACGGGTTCAAGCTGTTCAACGACACCCGCGGGCACGCCGCCGGCGATCGGCTGCTGTGCAGCCTCGTCGACGCCTGGCGCCCGCAGCTGCGCGCGAGCGACGTGCTGGCCCGCCACGGCGGCGACGAGTTCGCGCTGGTGCTGCCGCGCACCACGCGCGGGGAGGCCCGCGAGCTGGTGGCGCGGCTGCGCGACGAGCACATCGCCCCGTGGTCGGCGGGGTTCGCCGAGTGGGAGCGCGACGAGACGCTGGCCGAGGCGCTGGGCCGGGCCGACGACGAGCTGTACGCCGTCAAGCGCGGCCGCGACCGCGGCCGCGCCCCTCAGCCCGCGAGCCCGCCGCCGGACCCGTCGTTACTGCCCGAATGA
- a CDS encoding IS30 family transposase, with product MPGARLTVHERVVIERGLAQGLTHGQIAGLIGKDRSTVSREVARNSGSRPWTPVPVRAPGHRGPGRVARYHALVAEERARRSARRPKPSKLVGELGVVVAGLLGADWSPEQIAAMLPELYPDDDGMRVSHESIYRALFVQTRGELRRELTQHLRTGRTARKPQGRVEKRGRLVGMTPISARPAQAADRAVPGHWEGDLLLGGVGKGAVITLVERSTRFVLLAPLPDSHKAIDLRETLTPMIASLPDQIRRTLTWDQGSEMAEHARIAIDADIEIYFCDPHSPWQRGSNENTNGLLRQYWPKGCDMRDLTQADCDEVALKLNTRPRETLGWKTPRQALDRVLGATAA from the coding sequence ATGCCTGGTGCGCGGTTGACGGTGCATGAGCGTGTGGTGATCGAGCGGGGTCTGGCGCAGGGGTTGACGCATGGGCAGATCGCGGGGTTGATCGGGAAGGATCGGTCAACGGTGTCGCGGGAGGTGGCGCGGAACTCGGGGAGCCGGCCGTGGACTCCGGTGCCGGTGCGTGCTCCTGGGCATCGGGGTCCGGGGCGGGTGGCGCGGTATCACGCGCTGGTCGCCGAGGAGCGGGCGCGGCGTTCGGCTCGGCGGCCTAAGCCCAGCAAGCTGGTCGGGGAGCTGGGGGTGGTGGTGGCGGGGCTGCTCGGGGCGGACTGGTCCCCGGAGCAGATAGCGGCGATGTTGCCCGAGCTGTATCCCGACGACGACGGTATGCGGGTGAGTCATGAGTCGATCTACCGGGCGCTGTTCGTGCAGACCCGCGGGGAGCTGCGCCGGGAGCTGACCCAGCACTTGCGCACCGGGCGCACGGCCCGCAAACCACAGGGCCGGGTCGAGAAGCGGGGCCGCCTGGTCGGGATGACCCCGATCAGCGCCCGACCGGCGCAGGCCGCCGACCGGGCCGTGCCCGGGCACTGGGAGGGCGACCTGCTGCTCGGCGGGGTCGGCAAGGGCGCGGTGATCACCCTGGTCGAACGCAGCACCCGGTTCGTGCTGCTCGCCCCGCTGCCCGACTCCCACAAGGCCATCGACCTGCGCGAGACGCTGACCCCGATGATCGCCTCCCTGCCCGATCAGATCCGTCGCACGCTGACCTGGGACCAAGGCTCGGAGATGGCCGAGCACGCCCGCATCGCCATCGACGCCGACATCGAGATCTACTTCTGCGACCCCCACTCGCCCTGGCAGCGCGGCAGCAACGAGAACACCAACGGCCTGCTCCGCCAGTACTGGCCCAAGGGCTGCGACATGCGCGACCTGACCCAGGCCGACTGCGACGAGGTCGCCCTCAAGCTCAACACCCGCCCACGCGAGACCCTCGGCTGGAAGACTCCCCGACAGGCACTCGACCGAGTGCTCGGTGCAACAGCCGCCTGA